The stretch of DNA AGGCCGCCCGAAGGCGGCCAAGCAAGGAGGAATGAATGAAGTTGCGGTTGGATGGTGAGCCGGACAGGTCTCGAACCTGTGACCCGCAGATTAAAAGTTGCCTCAGAGGCTATTTCCCGCATCTTCCCTGTTGCTCCCTAAAGGTGAAAAATCACTTGTAACTCAGCTACTTATATAGTCGGTCAAAGTCTTGTTGCTTCCTTAAATATCCCTAGAATTCCCGGTACTCAGTGACACGGATACGAAAAAGGGGTGGCGATATGGCGAGCATCAAACCGCATCAGTCGGGCGGATGGCGTGCCCGTATCCACTATAAAGGCGTTTCAAAATCCAAGGTGTTTAGGACTAAGGAAGCCGCACGCCAATGGGCACGGGAGATCGAAGCGGAAATAGATAAAGGGGTTTATACCGACCGCACCTCTGCTGAACGGATGACGCTAGGCCAGGCTTTGGATCGCTATGTCGAAACTGTAGCGGTAAAGAAGAAAGGGCGCGGCCAGTATGAGAACCGCAAACAGGCCCGGATTATCAAACGCCACCGCATCGCAAAGCTACCCCTCGCCAATGTCCGAACTCCTGATGTCGTCGAATACCGGGATGACCGGCTGAAAGAGGTAAAACCCAATACCGTCCGCTTGGAACTTGCATTGATTTCCCACCTGTTCACCGTTGCCCGTCGCGATTGGGGGATGAGCTTCTTAGTGAACCCTATTGTTCGTGGTGTTCGGCCTAGCGTGAAAGGGTCAGCACGTGACCGGCGTCTGGAACCGGGTGAAGAGGAATTCCTGCTGAACGGGTGCCGGGAATACGGTGGGGATATCCATGATATCGTTGTCCTCGCTCTGGAAACCGCAATGCGCCGGGGGGAGATCGCCAGTCTTAAATGGAAGAACGTCAACCTCGGTACTAAAACCATTAAGTTAGAGGACACCAAGAACGGCGAACAACGGTTCGTCCCGCTGTCGTCACGGGCCATCGCTATCCTGAAAGGTAGGGCTAAAGTCCGGGATATCCACGATGACCGCGTGTTCAAGATGAGTGAGGATTCCATCACTCAGGCTTTCTGCCGAGTTCGTGATGCGCTAGGTATCAAAGATTTACGCTTCCACGATTTGAGGCACGAGGCCACGTCACGGCTGTTCGAGAAGGGATTGAACCCCATGCAGGTCAGCGCGATTACAGGGCACAAGACTCTATCTATGCTAAAAAGATACACGCACCTGAAAGCGGAAGACTTGGCCGAACTATTGG from Gammaproteobacteria bacterium encodes:
- a CDS encoding site-specific integrase, with amino-acid sequence MASIKPHQSGGWRARIHYKGVSKSKVFRTKEAARQWAREIEAEIDKGVYTDRTSAERMTLGQALDRYVETVAVKKKGRGQYENRKQARIIKRHRIAKLPLANVRTPDVVEYRDDRLKEVKPNTVRLELALISHLFTVARRDWGMSFLVNPIVRGVRPSVKGSARDRRLEPGEEEFLLNGCREYGGDIHDIVVLALETAMRRGEIASLKWKNVNLGTKTIKLEDTKNGEQRFVPLSSRAIAILKGRAKVRDIHDDRVFKMSEDSITQAFCRVRDALGIKDLRFHDLRHEATSRLFEKGLNPMQVSAITGHKTLSMLKRYTHLKAEDLAELL